A part of Thermococcus sp. genomic DNA contains:
- a CDS encoding NAD(P)/FAD-dependent oxidoreductase — MKTKVAIIGAGISGASIARVLSKYENLEVHLIERAPDVGWGVSKANTALIHGGYDDDPDKYPTRARLCIRGNRLWHQWVKELQIAHVWNGALIVATKEEDFDELEKLLERGRRNGVPEMRIVEGNELFHLEPGLTREALGALWVPIVGQIAPIPAVIALVENAVANGVKTHLETEVRGIKVENGEVRGVETNNGFIEADVVINAAGLYADEIARMAGIDYFEIHPRKGEYWIFDDDVPGPRRVLFPTPTPVSKGIVVTTEISGHLMIGPNAQDLPPEEKDNLATTKEGLEQVWEGAKKLWPQLPPRSKVIRTFAGLRPEPTGGDFIIKAEEEVWGFINVAGIRSPGLTSAPAIAYEVAEIIQRDLGIKLVEKSNWNPYRREITHFFMLPPEKANELVKKNPAYGKIVCRCNSVSEGDILEAIERMKFIGVKTPSVDSVKFRTKATTGTCQGSFCRPRIVQLLAREYGVEPWKVTLKGRGSEIGIGDVKALLRGDEA; from the coding sequence ATGAAGACAAAGGTCGCCATAATAGGCGCCGGAATAAGCGGCGCGAGCATAGCGCGGGTTCTCAGCAAATACGAGAACCTAGAGGTGCACCTCATCGAGAGGGCCCCCGATGTGGGCTGGGGCGTGAGCAAGGCCAACACGGCTTTGATCCACGGTGGCTACGACGACGACCCGGACAAGTACCCGACGAGGGCGAGGCTCTGCATAAGGGGAAACAGGCTCTGGCACCAGTGGGTTAAAGAGCTCCAGATAGCCCACGTCTGGAACGGAGCTTTAATAGTGGCAACCAAGGAGGAGGACTTTGACGAGCTGGAGAAGCTATTGGAGCGCGGGAGGAGGAACGGCGTGCCAGAGATGAGAATCGTTGAGGGGAACGAGCTCTTCCACCTTGAGCCCGGCCTCACGAGGGAAGCTCTTGGAGCACTCTGGGTCCCCATAGTCGGCCAGATAGCGCCGATTCCGGCGGTTATAGCGCTTGTCGAAAATGCCGTAGCGAACGGAGTGAAGACGCACCTTGAGACCGAGGTTAGGGGAATTAAGGTCGAGAACGGCGAGGTCAGGGGGGTTGAAACCAACAACGGCTTCATAGAGGCAGATGTGGTAATCAACGCAGCCGGCCTCTACGCGGACGAGATAGCGAGGATGGCGGGAATAGACTACTTCGAGATTCACCCGAGGAAGGGCGAGTACTGGATATTTGACGACGACGTCCCCGGCCCGAGAAGGGTCCTCTTCCCGACGCCAACTCCCGTAAGCAAGGGAATCGTCGTTACGACCGAGATAAGCGGGCACCTCATGATAGGGCCGAACGCCCAGGATCTTCCGCCGGAAGAGAAGGACAACCTTGCCACAACAAAGGAGGGCCTTGAGCAGGTCTGGGAAGGGGCAAAGAAGCTCTGGCCACAGCTACCTCCGAGGAGCAAGGTGATAAGAACCTTTGCCGGCTTAAGGCCAGAACCGACCGGCGGGGACTTCATCATAAAGGCGGAAGAAGAGGTCTGGGGCTTCATAAACGTCGCCGGAATACGCTCGCCCGGCCTGACAAGTGCGCCAGCAATAGCCTACGAGGTCGCCGAGATAATCCAGCGCGACCTTGGAATAAAGCTGGTTGAGAAGTCCAACTGGAACCCATACAGGAGGGAGATAACCCACTTCTTCATGCTCCCACCCGAGAAGGCAAACGAGCTCGTAAAGAAGAACCCAGCCTACGGAAAGATAGTCTGCAGGTGCAACAGCGTCAGCGAGGGGGATATACTGGAGGCGATAGAGAGGATGAAGTTCATAGGTGTTAAAACGCCGAGCGTCGATTCAGTCAAGTTCAGGACGAAAGCCACCACCGGAACCTGTCAGGGGAGCTTCTGCAGGCCGAGGATAGTCCAGCTTTTAGCGAGAGAATACGGTGTAGAGCCGTGGAAGGTCACGCTGAAGGGCAGGGGGAGTGAGATTGGAATAGGCGATGTGAAAGCCCTCCTGAGGGGGGATGAGGCATGA
- a CDS encoding NAD(P)/FAD-dependent oxidoreductase yields MKPFPEVPMLSYDVVVIGGGPAGMASAIKAKELGLKVLLLDENDYLGGILPQCIHPGFGIHYFKEELTGPEFASRLAKRLVELGVEYRTSARVLEIRNYSDLEKFVLFTSPSGIYGAWAKAIIYAAGARERHAFEIGIVGDRVSGIYTAGEAQTLMDIYGVLPGKEIVIVGSGDVGLIMARRFALEGAKVKAVIELMPYPGGLARNVMILRDFNIPLYLSHKVVKVRGKGRVERVKVVRVDENLKEIPGSEFWIKADTLVISAGLVPAVKKLKKIGVEIDPSTGGPVVNDRLETSVPGIFVAGNSLVINDLVDYVAEQGEVAAEGAKEFIENGGIESRKWIKVEKGENVRLVVPHYLSGERDVYLYLRVSKPMEDVELRIPEMGKRFKLPVVKPAEMIRLRLKAGEIRNAEKLTVEVVRP; encoded by the coding sequence ATGAAGCCCTTCCCAGAGGTTCCAATGCTGAGCTACGACGTGGTCGTCATCGGGGGCGGGCCAGCTGGCATGGCCTCGGCAATAAAAGCAAAAGAGCTCGGTTTGAAAGTTCTCCTGCTCGACGAGAACGACTACCTCGGGGGTATTCTACCCCAGTGCATCCACCCGGGCTTTGGGATACACTACTTCAAAGAGGAACTTACAGGGCCGGAGTTCGCCTCCCGCTTGGCAAAGAGGCTCGTTGAGCTCGGCGTCGAATACAGAACCTCGGCGAGGGTTCTCGAAATCAGGAACTACTCCGACCTCGAAAAGTTCGTGCTCTTCACGTCTCCAAGTGGGATCTATGGAGCCTGGGCGAAGGCGATAATCTACGCGGCTGGAGCTCGCGAAAGGCACGCCTTCGAGATTGGAATCGTGGGCGATAGGGTTTCGGGAATCTACACCGCCGGAGAGGCGCAGACGCTCATGGATATCTACGGTGTTCTGCCCGGAAAAGAGATAGTCATAGTCGGTTCTGGCGACGTGGGCCTGATAATGGCCCGCCGTTTTGCCCTTGAGGGGGCGAAGGTGAAGGCAGTGATAGAGCTCATGCCCTATCCCGGTGGCCTGGCGAGGAACGTCATGATACTCCGCGATTTCAACATTCCGCTCTACCTGAGCCACAAGGTAGTGAAAGTCAGGGGAAAGGGAAGGGTGGAGCGCGTTAAGGTTGTCAGGGTCGACGAGAACCTGAAGGAAATCCCGGGAAGCGAGTTCTGGATCAAGGCAGACACGCTCGTGATCTCAGCGGGTTTGGTTCCCGCTGTGAAGAAGCTGAAGAAGATTGGTGTGGAGATAGACCCCTCAACCGGTGGCCCGGTTGTCAACGACAGGCTTGAGACGAGCGTTCCAGGAATATTCGTTGCAGGAAACTCACTCGTCATCAACGACCTCGTTGATTATGTTGCCGAGCAGGGTGAAGTGGCTGCTGAAGGAGCTAAAGAGTTCATAGAGAACGGCGGGATTGAAAGCAGGAAGTGGATAAAGGTCGAGAAAGGAGAAAACGTCCGCCTCGTAGTTCCCCACTACCTGAGCGGTGAAAGGGACGTTTACCTCTACCTCCGCGTTTCGAAACCTATGGAAGACGTTGAGCTGAGGATTCCAGAGATGGGCAAGAGATTCAAGCTCCCGGTCGTCAAGCCGGCAGAGATGATAAGGCTCAGGCTGAAGGCAGGGGAAATCAGAAACGCCGAGAAGCTCACAGTGGAGGTGGTGAGGCCATGA
- a CDS encoding DUF1667 domain-containing protein translates to MRKTYRFTCIVCPLGCSVEVEVEDGKVLEVRGHTCPRGKEWAIQEVISPKRVVMTVIPVENGALPTVSVKTAEPVPKEKIPELMRFLAGITIKAPVNIGDVVAEWKGIKIVATRGA, encoded by the coding sequence ATGAGAAAGACCTACCGCTTCACCTGCATCGTCTGCCCGCTCGGCTGTTCCGTTGAGGTTGAAGTCGAGGACGGAAAAGTTCTTGAGGTCAGGGGGCACACATGCCCGCGCGGTAAGGAGTGGGCCATCCAGGAGGTCATAAGCCCGAAGAGGGTCGTGATGACGGTCATTCCAGTCGAGAACGGGGCACTGCCGACTGTGAGCGTGAAAACAGCTGAACCGGTGCCGAAGGAGAAGATACCTGAGCTGATGAGGTTTTTGGCGGGGATAACTATAAAGGCGCCTGTAAATATCGGCGACGTTGTTGCCGAGTGGAAGGGGATAAAAATAGTGGCAACGAGAGGGGCTTGA